A single genomic interval of Aquificaceae bacterium harbors:
- the guaA gene encoding glutamine-hydrolyzing GMP synthase: MIKKPALILNFGSQYVQLIARRVRELGVYSEIVPYHISHEEVREKNPYCLIFSGGPASVYEQDAPLPDPELYNLNIPILGICYGLQTIVHQLGGVVERSQKQEYGRAKLRALKEDPLFEGLPKEFDVWMSHADKAVKLPEDFQSLASSENSPYAVIKHKSKPIYGVQFHPEVAHTQYGKELLANFLFRVSNAEKNWQMGNFIEEKIRWIRQEVGKGKVICALSGGVDSTVSALLTYKAIGEQLHCIFVDHGLLRKGEVEEVEGYFKRMGLPFRRIDAKEVFLQRLKGVEDPEEKRKIIGHTFIEVFEREAKDFGAEFLLQGTLYPDVVESAGIPGAKVIKTHHNVGGLPERMNLKLVEPLRELFKDEVRMVGRLLGVPEEVLMRHPFPGPGLAIRILGEVKEEDLEILREADYIFIQELKKWGLYNKVWQAFAVLLPVKSVGVMGDVRTYERVVGLRAVDSSDGMTADWSRLPYEFLDHVMRRIINEVKGVNRVVYDISSKPPATIEWE; encoded by the coding sequence GTGATAAAGAAACCAGCACTCATCTTAAACTTCGGCTCTCAGTATGTTCAACTTATTGCCAGAAGGGTAAGAGAGCTTGGTGTATACAGTGAAATCGTGCCTTACCACATAAGCCATGAGGAGGTAAGGGAGAAAAACCCCTACTGCCTTATATTCTCCGGCGGTCCAGCCTCTGTATACGAACAGGACGCACCCCTTCCAGACCCAGAGCTATACAACCTTAACATTCCCATCCTTGGTATATGCTATGGGCTTCAGACTATAGTGCATCAACTTGGTGGTGTGGTGGAAAGGTCTCAAAAACAAGAATACGGAAGAGCAAAGCTAAGAGCTCTAAAGGAAGACCCACTATTTGAAGGTTTACCAAAGGAATTTGACGTATGGATGAGCCATGCGGACAAGGCGGTAAAGTTGCCAGAGGATTTTCAGAGCCTTGCCAGTTCAGAAAACTCTCCCTATGCGGTTATAAAACACAAAAGCAAGCCCATTTACGGCGTGCAGTTTCACCCAGAGGTGGCACATACCCAGTATGGAAAGGAACTGCTTGCCAACTTTCTCTTTCGTGTAAGTAATGCGGAGAAGAATTGGCAGATGGGTAATTTTATAGAAGAGAAAATACGGTGGATAAGACAAGAGGTAGGAAAAGGAAAGGTGATATGTGCATTATCCGGTGGTGTGGACTCAACAGTCTCTGCACTCTTGACATACAAGGCTATAGGTGAACAACTACACTGTATTTTTGTAGACCATGGACTCTTGAGAAAGGGTGAAGTGGAGGAGGTGGAAGGCTACTTCAAAAGAATGGGCTTACCCTTCCGTCGCATAGACGCCAAAGAGGTGTTTTTACAGAGGCTAAAGGGCGTAGAAGACCCCGAGGAAAAGAGAAAGATAATAGGACATACCTTTATAGAGGTCTTTGAAAGGGAGGCAAAGGACTTTGGTGCGGAGTTCCTTCTGCAAGGCACTCTATACCCTGACGTGGTAGAAAGTGCAGGCATTCCCGGTGCAAAGGTGATAAAGACTCACCACAACGTGGGCGGTCTTCCAGAGAGGATGAACCTAAAACTTGTTGAACCTTTGAGGGAGCTTTTTAAGGATGAGGTGCGCATGGTGGGAAGACTCTTGGGAGTGCCAGAAGAGGTGCTCATGCGTCATCCCTTTCCCGGTCCAGGTCTTGCTATAAGGATATTAGGTGAGGTCAAAGAAGAAGACTTAGAAATTCTCAGAGAAGCGGACTACATATTCATACAGGAGCTAAAGAAATGGGGGCTTTATAACAAGGTATGGCAAGCTTTTGCAGTGCTTCTTCCTGTCAAAAGCGTGGGCGTTATGGGAGATGTAAGAACTTATGAGAGGGTAGTAGGGCTAAGGGCAGTGGATAGCTCAGATGGTATGACAGCGGACTGGTCAAGGCTTCCCTATGAATTTTTGGACCATGTAATGAGGAGGATAATAAACGAGGTAAAGGGAGTAAACAGGGTGGTCTACGACATATCTTCAAAACCACCAGCAACCATAGAATGGGAGTAA
- a CDS encoding class I SAM-dependent methyltransferase, with protein MVEKIIAKINERFSEGLCVELPNGACIGKGQHRIRVLKKSVLGEVLKDPEMGFCEAYMRGDISIDGDLEKVLIACMEYVESEGKRGKREVFSSLLRWILKGIGLIKKVEGKEVRRHYDLGNEFYQLWLDKSMTYSCAFFSEQNMSLEEAQSEKRRIIYEKLQLKEGDRLLDIGCGWGSIILETAQLYGVQSTGITLSKNQYEFVKERIKSLGLEGKAEVYLMHYEDLPKIGRKFNKVVSVGMFEHVGKGRHRKFFEVVREIMEDGGLFLLHTIGKVHTSSQSRWIRKYIFPGGYLPSIEEVLRASKGLGFNLIDIDNWRLHYYLTLKEWKKRFLTVRDWVVKRYGEEFYRMWELYLTASAVSFYLGSNHLFQFLFSKGVLNTYPVMRRCLGKPLFAS; from the coding sequence ATGGTAGAAAAAATCATAGCAAAGATAAACGAGAGATTTAGTGAAGGCTTATGTGTGGAGCTACCTAATGGAGCTTGCATTGGAAAGGGACAGCATAGGATAAGGGTCTTAAAAAAGAGCGTCTTAGGGGAGGTTTTGAAAGACCCTGAGATGGGCTTTTGCGAAGCCTATATGAGGGGAGATATAAGTATTGATGGTGATTTGGAGAAGGTTTTGATAGCCTGTATGGAGTATGTGGAATCTGAAGGTAAAAGGGGAAAAAGGGAGGTTTTTTCCTCTCTCCTCAGGTGGATTTTGAAGGGTATAGGGCTTATCAAAAAGGTTGAAGGCAAAGAGGTAAGAAGGCACTACGACTTAGGAAACGAATTCTATCAGCTTTGGCTTGATAAGTCAATGACTTATTCCTGTGCCTTCTTTTCAGAGCAAAACATGAGCCTTGAGGAAGCACAAAGTGAAAAGAGAAGGATAATATACGAAAAACTCCAGCTAAAAGAGGGAGACAGGCTTTTAGACATTGGCTGTGGGTGGGGTTCTATAATTCTTGAAACCGCACAGCTATACGGAGTTCAATCCACCGGCATAACCCTCTCTAAGAATCAGTATGAGTTTGTCAAGGAGAGAATAAAGAGCCTTGGTCTGGAAGGTAAGGCAGAGGTGTATCTTATGCACTACGAAGACTTGCCAAAGATAGGTAGAAAGTTCAATAAAGTGGTGTCAGTAGGTATGTTTGAGCATGTAGGAAAGGGAAGGCATAGGAAGTTTTTTGAAGTGGTCCGTGAAATAATGGAAGATGGTGGACTTTTCCTGCTCCATACCATAGGAAAGGTTCACACCTCAAGCCAGAGCAGATGGATAAGAAAATACATATTTCCGGGTGGCTACCTACCCTCCATAGAAGAGGTGCTCAGAGCTTCCAAAGGGCTTGGTTTCAACCTTATAGACATAGACAATTGGAGGCTTCACTATTATCTAACTCTAAAGGAATGGAAGAAGAGGTTTTTGACTGTTAGAGACTGGGTTGTTAAGCGGTATGGGGAGGAGTTCTATAGAATGTGGGAGCTTTATCTTACCGCTTCTGCGGTTTCCTTCTACTTAGGTAGCAATCATCTTTTTCAGTTTCTCTTCTCAAAGGGTGTGCTAAATACCTACCCAGTTA